In Pseudomonadota bacterium, a single window of DNA contains:
- a CDS encoding hydantoinase B/oxoprolinase family protein: MAQAEKEMDVVTMNIIESTLLSICREMGITLMKTSYSTIFNESLDFTCAIADTEGEMIAVADYCPAQIGGMPLLIKSCVREMAGDKIEEGDVIMHNDPYRGGLHTPEHTFFTPIFVDGEFLGYSVSIGHVAETGGMVPGGFCSEATEIFHEGLRVPPVRIKRCGVDVDAVWKIALANVRTPRHNYGDYRALISACELGARRVGDLVRKYGTQTYRKNCSDLMDYSEARMRAELVALPDGKYSFDDYMEDDGISDRPYRISVDVFVQGDEIIVDFGRSDEQAQGAINATLGVTWSASFNALLHLTDPTIPRNSGCFRPIQVLARPGTLVNVDYPAPEVGGNTETHPRIAYAVIGALSACTPERAFATDAATHCNFLFGGQDPRNDEYYVCYDFLCAGWGGRSFADGHDTVNCINGNCRTIPVEVFETRYPWLVENMSLAEDSGGPGKYRGGLGCTKTLRCIEGEVTISHMGDRHKMRPWGLLGGDEANNASLLIRPVGAEDWRNVCELYGKVSPSKFGNVTLHEGDRIRLTTCGGGGYGDVAERPHELIAEDVREGYVSKHAAAARLSDVSAYGTN, from the coding sequence ATGGCACAGGCAGAAAAAGAGATGGATGTCGTGACGATGAATATCATCGAATCGACGTTGCTCTCGATTTGCCGGGAAATGGGCATCACACTCATGAAGACGTCCTATTCGACGATCTTTAATGAATCGCTCGATTTCACCTGCGCCATTGCCGACACCGAGGGCGAGATGATCGCCGTCGCCGATTACTGTCCGGCGCAAATCGGCGGCATGCCGCTGTTGATTAAATCCTGCGTGCGCGAGATGGCCGGCGACAAGATCGAGGAAGGCGACGTGATCATGCACAACGACCCTTATCGGGGCGGATTGCATACGCCGGAACACACCTTCTTCACGCCGATCTTCGTCGATGGCGAATTTCTCGGCTACTCGGTTTCCATCGGTCATGTTGCGGAGACCGGTGGCATGGTGCCGGGTGGTTTTTGCAGTGAAGCGACGGAGATATTTCACGAGGGCCTGCGGGTGCCGCCGGTGCGCATCAAACGGTGCGGTGTGGATGTCGACGCCGTGTGGAAGATCGCACTCGCGAATGTGCGGACGCCGCGCCACAATTACGGCGATTACCGCGCCCTCATCAGCGCCTGCGAATTGGGCGCCCGGCGGGTCGGCGATTTGGTGCGGAAATACGGCACCCAGACATACCGCAAAAATTGCAGCGATTTGATGGATTACTCAGAAGCACGAATGCGGGCCGAGTTGGTGGCGCTGCCGGACGGCAAATATTCCTTTGACGACTATATGGAAGACGACGGTATCAGTGATCGTCCGTACCGGATTTCCGTCGATGTTTTCGTCCAGGGCGACGAAATCATTGTCGATTTCGGGCGCAGCGATGAGCAGGCTCAAGGCGCCATCAACGCTACGCTCGGCGTCACTTGGTCAGCGAGCTTCAATGCGCTCCTGCATTTGACGGACCCGACCATTCCGCGCAATTCGGGCTGCTTCCGCCCTATCCAGGTGCTCGCCCGGCCGGGCACGCTGGTTAATGTGGATTATCCGGCGCCCGAAGTCGGTGGCAATACGGAAACCCATCCGCGCATTGCCTATGCCGTGATCGGCGCGTTGTCGGCATGCACGCCAGAGCGCGCCTTCGCCACCGATGCGGCGACCCATTGCAATTTTCTGTTTGGCGGGCAGGACCCGCGCAACGACGAATATTATGTGTGTTACGACTTTCTCTGCGCTGGCTGGGGCGGCCGCAGTTTCGCTGACGGCCATGACACGGTGAACTGCATCAACGGCAATTGCCGCACCATTCCGGTTGAAGTTTTTGAAACGCGCTATCCCTGGCTGGTCGAGAATATGAGCCTGGCCGAGGATTCGGGTGGTCCGGGAAAATATCGCGGCGGGCTCGGCTGTACCAAAACACTGCGCTGCATCGAAGGTGAAGTCACCATCAGCCATATGGGCGATCGCCACAAAATGCGCCCGTGGGGTTTGTTGGGCGGCGATGAAGCCAACAACGCCTCGCTCTTGATCCGCCCTGTCGGGGCCGAGGATTGGCGTAATGTGTGTGAGCTTTACGGCAAGGTTTCGCCGAGCAAATTCGGCAACGTGACGTTGCACGAGGGAGACCGTATCCGGCTCACGACCTGCGGTGGCGGCGGCTACGGCGACGTGGCCGAGCGCCCGCATGAATTGATCGCCGAAGACGTGCGCGAGGGATATGTCTCAAAGCATGCGGCGGCGGCGCGCTTGTCTGACGTCAGCGCCTATGGAACAAACTAG